The Phoenix dactylifera cultivar Barhee BC4 chromosome 9, palm_55x_up_171113_PBpolish2nd_filt_p, whole genome shotgun sequence genome window below encodes:
- the LOC103701810 gene encoding phosphatidate phosphatase PAH2-like isoform X4 — MYAVEKLSSYITRGANTVSGPFHPFGGAVDIIVVQQQDGSFKTSPWYVRFGKFQGVLKTKEKVVNISVNGVEAGFHMFLDHKGEAYFLMESDAEEGDFLVSPTSSGDEIDEKMPNGQLKKIQSCDFDGGRGETISHMDMGNGKIVKRTSSRHSTILGRMFGRKSMKDKDEGSNAERVSSLERAEIAADLLEVKWSTNLPTSDRRADNSLGKPSESDDKDVNVIEKEQSTHTPSLKKGPDHDEMVNSHGEDLDDNFGSSTASKNHLEEIVKHDSPCMRDDEEVIEICTSENDNVADRCEFISDEVTSESKDPDANSQSCDSFNDSTGSHRDRLGDSFGNDMINKKDFGEITSHEDVVNVYTSETSNTADKNEAVFELVRIESNQINVQSPGLDALSHDSVQSLSAMCTGSTNDFSVLENEEKEISSFSYCETLESSIRRLNVSMNQAPHAADLFSGGVGQGKISCETQCDTSEPISAVRSQLESGACPSKENLSGCHDQTSEISRVEVSSIAQNDQCDCPSNADSSSIMASEQILSGLRSSPNGVIEELTQVKQTSSNQCDYFGNETQMEAGETTDLIEIKRLDSTYQVEGIENVWKGVNVNESCILNGDSNAQEYGIASESVEEMKANALSPEGSEDDQFPFSDPHSFAAKEIDPELSLDDTAVETEDHQMVTAEADLKEHELKDIENKQFFEGFSNVSRPHASPINIPGSWTNKAGNELSARSLPNIRSDIHDLEGSNLLQPLSCSLNLKSTIDVLDVLEKECSSSSKSEADSHSSEEQGQVRPEHVATVVDVENKGEQNGTPINPAVEFSLCKHLLYEGMGASAACQAFNSEKVNLEKFCALGPSLVKNDKLVVKIGDHYYPWDAAAPIILGMVSFGQEQIFKTEGMIPVDREEKKLQGDNSSGTVPPGVSWRLWPFNFKRSRTISTVHAAHEGLSEIDVDSASEKTKNLTGENDMLNARSMRKKVQSLAPTSEQLASLNLKEGRNIITFSFSTAMLGRQQVDASIYLWKWNTHIVISDVDGTITKSDVLGQFMPLVGVDWSQTGVAHLFSAIKENGYQLLFLSARAISQAHLTRQFLFNLKQDGKVLPDGPVVISPDGLFPSLYREVIRRAPHEFKISCLEI, encoded by the exons ATGTATGCGGTGGAGAAGTTGAGCAGCTACATCACCCGGGGGGCGAACACCGTCTCGGGGCCTTTCCACCCGTTTGGAGGAGCTGTGGACATAATTGTGGTTCAGCAGCAGGATGGGAGCTTCAAGACCTCGCCGTGGTATGTTCGGTTCGGGAAATTTCAAGGTGTGCTGAAGACGAAGGAGAAAGTTGTCAACATATCTGTCAATGGAGTCGAAGCTGGATTCCACATGTTCTTGGATCATAAAGGTGAAGCCTATTTCCTCATGGAGTCTGATGCCGAAGAAGGAGACTTCCTTGTGTCTCCCACATCCTCTGGAGACgagatagatgagaagatgcCAAATGGACAATTGAAGAAGATTCAGAGCTGTGATTTTGATGGTGGTCGGGGAGAGACGATTAGCCACATGGATATGGGGAATGGGAAGATTGTCAAGCGAACAAGTTCAAGGCACTCAACAATTTTGGGTCGTATGTTTGGACGGAAGTCGATGAAGGATAAAGATGAGGGGAGCAATGCAGAGAGGGTGAGTTCGTTGGAGCGTGCAGAGATTGCAGCTGACCTCTTGGAAGTGAAGTGGTCGACCAATCTCCCGACCAGTGATCGGAGGGCTGATAATTCTCTTGGAAAACCATCTGAAAGTGACGATAAAGATGTGAATGTTATTGAAAAAGAACAAAGTACACATACACCTTCTTTGAAGAAAGGCCCTGATCATGATGAAATGGTTAATTCTCATGGTGAGGACCTCGATGATAATTTTGGAAGCAGTACTGCAAGTAAAAATCATTTGGAAGAGATAGTTAAGCATGATTCTCCATGTATGAGAGATGATGAGGAGGTTATAGAGATTTGCACTTCTGAGAATGACAATGTAGCTGATAGGTGCGAGTTCATCTCTGATGAAGTGACTTCAGAATCCAAGGATCCTGACGCTAATAGCCAAAGTTGTGATTCTTTTAATGATTCAACTGGTTCCCATAGGGACCGATTGGGTGACAGTTTTGGAAATGATATGATAAACAAAAAGGATTTTGGAGAGATAACTTCCCATGAGGACGTTGTAAATGTTTACACTTCAGAGACCAGCAATACAGCTGATAAGAATGAGGCAGTCTTTGAATTAGTAAGAATAGAATCGAATCAAATTAACGTTCAAAGTCCTGGTTTGGATGCTCTTTCTCATGATTCAGTACAGTCATTGAGTGCAATGTGCACAGGTTCAACCAATGATTTTTCTGTTCTTGAAAATGAAGAGAAGGAAATTTCTTCTTTCAGCTACTGTGAAACTCTAGAAAGCTCAATCCGCAGGCTCAATGTTTCCATGAACCAAGCTCCTCATGCTGCGGACCTCTTTTCAGGTGGGGTTGGACAGGGAAAGATAAGTTGTGAAACTCAGTGTGACACAAGTGAGCCAATCTCTGCAGTAAGGTCACAACTAGAATCAGGTGCTTGCCCAAGCAAAGAAAATTTGAGTGGATGTCATGACCAGACTTCGGAGATTTCCAGAGTTGAGGTTTCTTCTATCGCTCAAAATGATCAATGTGACTGTCCAAGCAATGCTGACTCTTCTTCCATTATGGCTTCTGAACAAATTTTGAGTGGCCTTCGTTCTTCACCTAACGGAGTAATTGAGGAATTGACTCAGGTGAAGCAAACAAGTAGTAACCAATGTGATTACTTTGGGAATGAAACTCAGATGGAGGCGGGAGAAACTACAGACCTCATTGAGATCAAGCGACTTGACTCTACCTATCAAGTAGAAGGGATAGAAAATGTTTGGAAGGGAGTTAATGTGAATGAATCTTGTATCTTGAATGGTGATAGTAATGCTCAAGAATATGGTATTGCTTCTGAATCTGTGGAAGAAATGAAAGCCAATGCCCTGTCCCCTGAGGGCTCAGAGGATGATCAGTTCCCATTCAGTGACCCTCACAGCTTTGCTGCTAAAGAAATTGACCCtgagttatcgcttgatgacaCAGCAGTGGAAACAGAAGATCACCAAATGGTCACTGCAGAAGCTGACCTCAAGGAGCATGAATTGAAAGACATAGAAAATAAGCAGTTTTTTGAAGGCTTTTCTAATGTGTCAAGACCTCATGCCAGTCCAATAAATATTCCTGGAAGCTGGACAAATAAGGCCGGAAATGAACTGTCAGCAAGATCTTTACCCAATATCCGTTCTGACATTCATGATCTTGAAGGATCCAATCTTCTTCAACCACTAAGTTGCTCACTGAATTTAAAATCTACAATTGATGTGCTGGATGTACTTGAGAAGGAATGTTCGAGCTCTTCAAAATCGGAGGCAGACTCTCACAGCAGTGAAGAGCAAGGTCAAGTTAGACCTGAACATGTTGCTACAGTCGTTGATGTCGAAAATAAGGGAGAGCAGAACGGCACTCCAATCAACCCTGCTGTTG AGTTTTCCCTCTGCAAACACTTGTTATATGAAGGGATGGGGGCTTCTGCAGCTTGTCAAGCATTTAATTctgaaaaagtgaatttagagAAATTTTGTGCATTGGGCCCATCGCTTGTGAAGAATGATAAGCTAGTTGTCAAAATTGGTGATCATTATTATCCGTGGGATGCAGCTGCACCAATCATTTTGGGAATGGTTTCTTTTGGTCAGGAACAAATATTCAAAACTGAAGGTATGATACCTGTGGATCGAGAAGAGAAAAAGCTTCAAGGGGATAATTCAAGTGGCACAGTACCACCTGGGGTTAGCTGGAGGCTTTGGCCGTTCAACTTTAAAAGATCTAGAACCATAAGCACCGTGCACGCAGCCCATGAAGGTCTTAGTGAAATAGATGTAGATTCCGCTTCTGAGAAGACTAAAAACCTGACTGGGGAAAATGACATGCTGAacgccaggagtatgaggaagAAGGTGCAATCACTTGCTCCGACTTCCGAACAGCTTGCTTCCTTAAATCTTAAGGAGGGTCGGAATATCATAACATTTAGTTTCTCCACTGCGATGCTTGGGCGGCAACAG GTGGATGCTAGTATATATCTATGGAAATGGAATACTCACATAGTTATCTCTGATGTTGATGGAACAATTACTAA ATCAGATGTTCTTGGACAGTTCATGCCTCTAGTTGGTGTAGATTGGTCCCAGACTGGTGTTGCACATCTATTTTCTGCAATTAAG GAGAATGGATATCAACTGCTCTTTCTCAGTGCACGTGCAATTTCACAGGCGCATCTAACAAGGCAGTTCCTTTTCAACCTTAAACAG GACGGGAAAGTGCTTCCTGATGGTCCAGTTGTTATATCTCCAGATGGACTATTTCCTTCACTTTACAGAGAAG
- the LOC103701810 gene encoding phosphatidate phosphatase PAH2-like isoform X2 has translation MYAVEKLSSYITRGANTVSGPFHPFGGAVDIIVVQQQDGSFKTSPWYVRFGKFQGVLKTKEKVVNISVNGVEAGFHMFLDHKGEAYFLMESDAEEGDFLVSPTSSGDEIDEKMPNGQLKKIQSCDFDGGRGETISHMDMGNGKIVKRTSSRHSTILGRMFGRKSMKDKDEGSNAERVSSLERAEIAADLLEVKWSTNLPTSDRRADNSLGKPSESDDKDVNVIEKEQSTHTPSLKKGPDHDEMVNSHGEDLDDNFGSSTASKNHLEEIVKHDSPCMRDDEEVIEICTSENDNVADRCEFISDEVTSESKDPDANSQSCDSFNDSTGSHRDRLGDSFGNDMINKKDFGEITSHEDVVNVYTSETSNTADKNEAVFELVRIESNQINVQSPGLDALSHDSVQSLSAMCTGSTNDFSVLENEEKEISSFSYCETLESSIRRLNVSMNQAPHAADLFSGGVGQGKISCETQCDTSEPISAVRSQLESGACPSKENLSGCHDQTSEISRVEVSSIAQNDQCDCPSNADSSSIMASEQILSGLRSSPNGVIEELTQVKQTSSNQCDYFGNETQMEAGETTDLIEIKRLDSTYQVEGIENVWKGVNVNESCILNGDSNAQEYGIASESVEEMKANALSPEGSEDDQFPFSDPHSFAAKEIDPELSLDDTAVETEDHQMVTAEADLKEHELKDIENKQFFEGFSNVSRPHASPINIPGSWTNKAGNELSARSLPNIRSDIHDLEGSNLLQPLSCSLNLKSTIDVLDVLEKECSSSSKSEADSHSSEEQGQVRPEHVATVVDVENKGEQNGTPINPAVEFSLCKHLLYEGMGASAACQAFNSEKVNLEKFCALGPSLVKNDKLVVKIGDHYYPWDAAAPIILGMVSFGQEQIFKTEGMIPVDREEKKLQGDNSSGTVPPGVSWRLWPFNFKRSRTISTVHAAHEGLSEIDVDSASEKTKNLTGENDMLNARSMRKKVQSLAPTSEQLASLNLKEGRNIITFSFSTAMLGRQQVDASIYLWKWNTHIVISDVDGTITKSDVLGQFMPLVGVDWSQTGVAHLFSAIKAHLTRQFLFNLKQDGKVLPDGPVVISPDGLFPSLYREVIRRAPHEFKISCLEEIRALFPSDCNPFYAGFGNRDTDEISYLKVGIPIGKIFIINPKGEVTVNRRVDTKSYTSLHALVNGMFPPMSSAEQEDYNSWNYWKLPLPEIDV, from the exons ATGTATGCGGTGGAGAAGTTGAGCAGCTACATCACCCGGGGGGCGAACACCGTCTCGGGGCCTTTCCACCCGTTTGGAGGAGCTGTGGACATAATTGTGGTTCAGCAGCAGGATGGGAGCTTCAAGACCTCGCCGTGGTATGTTCGGTTCGGGAAATTTCAAGGTGTGCTGAAGACGAAGGAGAAAGTTGTCAACATATCTGTCAATGGAGTCGAAGCTGGATTCCACATGTTCTTGGATCATAAAGGTGAAGCCTATTTCCTCATGGAGTCTGATGCCGAAGAAGGAGACTTCCTTGTGTCTCCCACATCCTCTGGAGACgagatagatgagaagatgcCAAATGGACAATTGAAGAAGATTCAGAGCTGTGATTTTGATGGTGGTCGGGGAGAGACGATTAGCCACATGGATATGGGGAATGGGAAGATTGTCAAGCGAACAAGTTCAAGGCACTCAACAATTTTGGGTCGTATGTTTGGACGGAAGTCGATGAAGGATAAAGATGAGGGGAGCAATGCAGAGAGGGTGAGTTCGTTGGAGCGTGCAGAGATTGCAGCTGACCTCTTGGAAGTGAAGTGGTCGACCAATCTCCCGACCAGTGATCGGAGGGCTGATAATTCTCTTGGAAAACCATCTGAAAGTGACGATAAAGATGTGAATGTTATTGAAAAAGAACAAAGTACACATACACCTTCTTTGAAGAAAGGCCCTGATCATGATGAAATGGTTAATTCTCATGGTGAGGACCTCGATGATAATTTTGGAAGCAGTACTGCAAGTAAAAATCATTTGGAAGAGATAGTTAAGCATGATTCTCCATGTATGAGAGATGATGAGGAGGTTATAGAGATTTGCACTTCTGAGAATGACAATGTAGCTGATAGGTGCGAGTTCATCTCTGATGAAGTGACTTCAGAATCCAAGGATCCTGACGCTAATAGCCAAAGTTGTGATTCTTTTAATGATTCAACTGGTTCCCATAGGGACCGATTGGGTGACAGTTTTGGAAATGATATGATAAACAAAAAGGATTTTGGAGAGATAACTTCCCATGAGGACGTTGTAAATGTTTACACTTCAGAGACCAGCAATACAGCTGATAAGAATGAGGCAGTCTTTGAATTAGTAAGAATAGAATCGAATCAAATTAACGTTCAAAGTCCTGGTTTGGATGCTCTTTCTCATGATTCAGTACAGTCATTGAGTGCAATGTGCACAGGTTCAACCAATGATTTTTCTGTTCTTGAAAATGAAGAGAAGGAAATTTCTTCTTTCAGCTACTGTGAAACTCTAGAAAGCTCAATCCGCAGGCTCAATGTTTCCATGAACCAAGCTCCTCATGCTGCGGACCTCTTTTCAGGTGGGGTTGGACAGGGAAAGATAAGTTGTGAAACTCAGTGTGACACAAGTGAGCCAATCTCTGCAGTAAGGTCACAACTAGAATCAGGTGCTTGCCCAAGCAAAGAAAATTTGAGTGGATGTCATGACCAGACTTCGGAGATTTCCAGAGTTGAGGTTTCTTCTATCGCTCAAAATGATCAATGTGACTGTCCAAGCAATGCTGACTCTTCTTCCATTATGGCTTCTGAACAAATTTTGAGTGGCCTTCGTTCTTCACCTAACGGAGTAATTGAGGAATTGACTCAGGTGAAGCAAACAAGTAGTAACCAATGTGATTACTTTGGGAATGAAACTCAGATGGAGGCGGGAGAAACTACAGACCTCATTGAGATCAAGCGACTTGACTCTACCTATCAAGTAGAAGGGATAGAAAATGTTTGGAAGGGAGTTAATGTGAATGAATCTTGTATCTTGAATGGTGATAGTAATGCTCAAGAATATGGTATTGCTTCTGAATCTGTGGAAGAAATGAAAGCCAATGCCCTGTCCCCTGAGGGCTCAGAGGATGATCAGTTCCCATTCAGTGACCCTCACAGCTTTGCTGCTAAAGAAATTGACCCtgagttatcgcttgatgacaCAGCAGTGGAAACAGAAGATCACCAAATGGTCACTGCAGAAGCTGACCTCAAGGAGCATGAATTGAAAGACATAGAAAATAAGCAGTTTTTTGAAGGCTTTTCTAATGTGTCAAGACCTCATGCCAGTCCAATAAATATTCCTGGAAGCTGGACAAATAAGGCCGGAAATGAACTGTCAGCAAGATCTTTACCCAATATCCGTTCTGACATTCATGATCTTGAAGGATCCAATCTTCTTCAACCACTAAGTTGCTCACTGAATTTAAAATCTACAATTGATGTGCTGGATGTACTTGAGAAGGAATGTTCGAGCTCTTCAAAATCGGAGGCAGACTCTCACAGCAGTGAAGAGCAAGGTCAAGTTAGACCTGAACATGTTGCTACAGTCGTTGATGTCGAAAATAAGGGAGAGCAGAACGGCACTCCAATCAACCCTGCTGTTG AGTTTTCCCTCTGCAAACACTTGTTATATGAAGGGATGGGGGCTTCTGCAGCTTGTCAAGCATTTAATTctgaaaaagtgaatttagagAAATTTTGTGCATTGGGCCCATCGCTTGTGAAGAATGATAAGCTAGTTGTCAAAATTGGTGATCATTATTATCCGTGGGATGCAGCTGCACCAATCATTTTGGGAATGGTTTCTTTTGGTCAGGAACAAATATTCAAAACTGAAGGTATGATACCTGTGGATCGAGAAGAGAAAAAGCTTCAAGGGGATAATTCAAGTGGCACAGTACCACCTGGGGTTAGCTGGAGGCTTTGGCCGTTCAACTTTAAAAGATCTAGAACCATAAGCACCGTGCACGCAGCCCATGAAGGTCTTAGTGAAATAGATGTAGATTCCGCTTCTGAGAAGACTAAAAACCTGACTGGGGAAAATGACATGCTGAacgccaggagtatgaggaagAAGGTGCAATCACTTGCTCCGACTTCCGAACAGCTTGCTTCCTTAAATCTTAAGGAGGGTCGGAATATCATAACATTTAGTTTCTCCACTGCGATGCTTGGGCGGCAACAG GTGGATGCTAGTATATATCTATGGAAATGGAATACTCACATAGTTATCTCTGATGTTGATGGAACAATTACTAA ATCAGATGTTCTTGGACAGTTCATGCCTCTAGTTGGTGTAGATTGGTCCCAGACTGGTGTTGCACATCTATTTTCTGCAATTAAG GCGCATCTAACAAGGCAGTTCCTTTTCAACCTTAAACAG GACGGGAAAGTGCTTCCTGATGGTCCAGTTGTTATATCTCCAGATGGACTATTTCCTTCACTTTACAGAGAAG
- the LOC103701810 gene encoding phosphatidate phosphatase PAH2-like isoform X6: protein MYAVEKLSSYITRGANTVSGPFHPFGGAVDIIVVQQQDGSFKTSPWYVRFGKFQGVLKTKEKVVNISVNGVEAGFHMFLDHKGEAYFLMESDAEEGDFLVSPTSSGDEIDEKMPNGQLKKIQSCDFDGGRGETISHMDMGNGKIVKRTSSRHSTILGRMFGRKSMKDKDEGSNAERVSSLERAEIAADLLEVKWSTNLPTSDRRADNSLGKPSESDDKDVNVIEKEQSTHTPSLKKGPDHDEMVNSHGEDLDDNFGSSTASKNHLEEIVKHDSPCMRDDEEVIEICTSENDNVADRCEFISDEVTSESKDPDANSQSCDSFNDSTGSHRDRLGDSFGNDMINKKDFGEITSHEDVVNVYTSETSNTADKNEAVFELVRIESNQINVQSPGLDALSHDSVQSLSAMCTGSTNDFSVLENEEKEISSFSYCETLESSIRRLNVSMNQAPHAADLFSGGVGQGKISCETQCDTSEPISAVRSQLESGACPSKENLSGCHDQTSEISRVEVSSIAQNDQCDCPSNADSSSIMASEQILSGLRSSPNGVIEELTQVKQTSSNQCDYFGNETQMEAGETTDLIEIKRLDSTYQVEGIENVWKGVNVNESCILNGDSNAQEYGIASESVEEMKANALSPEGSEDDQFPFSDPHSFAAKEIDPELSLDDTAVETEDHQMVTAEADLKEHELKDIENKQFFEGFSNVSRPHASPINIPGSWTNKAGNELSARSLPNIRSDIHDLEGSNLLQPLSCSLNLKSTIDVLDVLEKECSSSSKSEADSHSSEEQGQVRPEHVATVVDVENKGEQNGTPINPAVEFSLCKHLLYEGMGASAACQAFNSEKVNLEKFCALGPSLVKNDKLVVKIGDHYYPWDAAAPIILGMVSFGQEQIFKTEGMIPVDREEKKLQGDNSSGTVPPGVSWRLWPFNFKRSRTISTVHAAHEGLSEIDVDSASEKTKNLTGENDMLNARSMRKKVQSLAPTSEQLASLNLKEGRNIITFSFSTAMLGRQQVDASIYLWKWNTHIVISDVDGTITKCSCFISDNGQPCILIWEVMIGRSTMPIGCQIWS from the exons ATGTATGCGGTGGAGAAGTTGAGCAGCTACATCACCCGGGGGGCGAACACCGTCTCGGGGCCTTTCCACCCGTTTGGAGGAGCTGTGGACATAATTGTGGTTCAGCAGCAGGATGGGAGCTTCAAGACCTCGCCGTGGTATGTTCGGTTCGGGAAATTTCAAGGTGTGCTGAAGACGAAGGAGAAAGTTGTCAACATATCTGTCAATGGAGTCGAAGCTGGATTCCACATGTTCTTGGATCATAAAGGTGAAGCCTATTTCCTCATGGAGTCTGATGCCGAAGAAGGAGACTTCCTTGTGTCTCCCACATCCTCTGGAGACgagatagatgagaagatgcCAAATGGACAATTGAAGAAGATTCAGAGCTGTGATTTTGATGGTGGTCGGGGAGAGACGATTAGCCACATGGATATGGGGAATGGGAAGATTGTCAAGCGAACAAGTTCAAGGCACTCAACAATTTTGGGTCGTATGTTTGGACGGAAGTCGATGAAGGATAAAGATGAGGGGAGCAATGCAGAGAGGGTGAGTTCGTTGGAGCGTGCAGAGATTGCAGCTGACCTCTTGGAAGTGAAGTGGTCGACCAATCTCCCGACCAGTGATCGGAGGGCTGATAATTCTCTTGGAAAACCATCTGAAAGTGACGATAAAGATGTGAATGTTATTGAAAAAGAACAAAGTACACATACACCTTCTTTGAAGAAAGGCCCTGATCATGATGAAATGGTTAATTCTCATGGTGAGGACCTCGATGATAATTTTGGAAGCAGTACTGCAAGTAAAAATCATTTGGAAGAGATAGTTAAGCATGATTCTCCATGTATGAGAGATGATGAGGAGGTTATAGAGATTTGCACTTCTGAGAATGACAATGTAGCTGATAGGTGCGAGTTCATCTCTGATGAAGTGACTTCAGAATCCAAGGATCCTGACGCTAATAGCCAAAGTTGTGATTCTTTTAATGATTCAACTGGTTCCCATAGGGACCGATTGGGTGACAGTTTTGGAAATGATATGATAAACAAAAAGGATTTTGGAGAGATAACTTCCCATGAGGACGTTGTAAATGTTTACACTTCAGAGACCAGCAATACAGCTGATAAGAATGAGGCAGTCTTTGAATTAGTAAGAATAGAATCGAATCAAATTAACGTTCAAAGTCCTGGTTTGGATGCTCTTTCTCATGATTCAGTACAGTCATTGAGTGCAATGTGCACAGGTTCAACCAATGATTTTTCTGTTCTTGAAAATGAAGAGAAGGAAATTTCTTCTTTCAGCTACTGTGAAACTCTAGAAAGCTCAATCCGCAGGCTCAATGTTTCCATGAACCAAGCTCCTCATGCTGCGGACCTCTTTTCAGGTGGGGTTGGACAGGGAAAGATAAGTTGTGAAACTCAGTGTGACACAAGTGAGCCAATCTCTGCAGTAAGGTCACAACTAGAATCAGGTGCTTGCCCAAGCAAAGAAAATTTGAGTGGATGTCATGACCAGACTTCGGAGATTTCCAGAGTTGAGGTTTCTTCTATCGCTCAAAATGATCAATGTGACTGTCCAAGCAATGCTGACTCTTCTTCCATTATGGCTTCTGAACAAATTTTGAGTGGCCTTCGTTCTTCACCTAACGGAGTAATTGAGGAATTGACTCAGGTGAAGCAAACAAGTAGTAACCAATGTGATTACTTTGGGAATGAAACTCAGATGGAGGCGGGAGAAACTACAGACCTCATTGAGATCAAGCGACTTGACTCTACCTATCAAGTAGAAGGGATAGAAAATGTTTGGAAGGGAGTTAATGTGAATGAATCTTGTATCTTGAATGGTGATAGTAATGCTCAAGAATATGGTATTGCTTCTGAATCTGTGGAAGAAATGAAAGCCAATGCCCTGTCCCCTGAGGGCTCAGAGGATGATCAGTTCCCATTCAGTGACCCTCACAGCTTTGCTGCTAAAGAAATTGACCCtgagttatcgcttgatgacaCAGCAGTGGAAACAGAAGATCACCAAATGGTCACTGCAGAAGCTGACCTCAAGGAGCATGAATTGAAAGACATAGAAAATAAGCAGTTTTTTGAAGGCTTTTCTAATGTGTCAAGACCTCATGCCAGTCCAATAAATATTCCTGGAAGCTGGACAAATAAGGCCGGAAATGAACTGTCAGCAAGATCTTTACCCAATATCCGTTCTGACATTCATGATCTTGAAGGATCCAATCTTCTTCAACCACTAAGTTGCTCACTGAATTTAAAATCTACAATTGATGTGCTGGATGTACTTGAGAAGGAATGTTCGAGCTCTTCAAAATCGGAGGCAGACTCTCACAGCAGTGAAGAGCAAGGTCAAGTTAGACCTGAACATGTTGCTACAGTCGTTGATGTCGAAAATAAGGGAGAGCAGAACGGCACTCCAATCAACCCTGCTGTTG AGTTTTCCCTCTGCAAACACTTGTTATATGAAGGGATGGGGGCTTCTGCAGCTTGTCAAGCATTTAATTctgaaaaagtgaatttagagAAATTTTGTGCATTGGGCCCATCGCTTGTGAAGAATGATAAGCTAGTTGTCAAAATTGGTGATCATTATTATCCGTGGGATGCAGCTGCACCAATCATTTTGGGAATGGTTTCTTTTGGTCAGGAACAAATATTCAAAACTGAAGGTATGATACCTGTGGATCGAGAAGAGAAAAAGCTTCAAGGGGATAATTCAAGTGGCACAGTACCACCTGGGGTTAGCTGGAGGCTTTGGCCGTTCAACTTTAAAAGATCTAGAACCATAAGCACCGTGCACGCAGCCCATGAAGGTCTTAGTGAAATAGATGTAGATTCCGCTTCTGAGAAGACTAAAAACCTGACTGGGGAAAATGACATGCTGAacgccaggagtatgaggaagAAGGTGCAATCACTTGCTCCGACTTCCGAACAGCTTGCTTCCTTAAATCTTAAGGAGGGTCGGAATATCATAACATTTAGTTTCTCCACTGCGATGCTTGGGCGGCAACAG GTGGATGCTAGTATATATCTATGGAAATGGAATACTCACATAGTTATCTCTGATGTTGATGGAACAATTACTAA GTGCAGCTGTTTCATCTCAGACAATGGCCAGCCTTGCATTCTGATTTGGGAAGTAATGATTGGAAGAAGCACTATGCCCATAGGTTGTCAGATCTGGTCATAA